The stretch of DNA TTTCCCCCGGGCGGCACCACCGACATGGTCGCCCGACCGCTGGCCCAGCAAATGAGCAAGCTGCTGGGACAACCCGTGGTGGTCGACAACCGGGCCGGCGCCGGCGGCACCATCGGCGCGGGCTATGTGGCGCGCGCCAAGCCGGATGGCTACACCCTCTTTCTGGCTACCATCGCCCACACCATCGCGCCGTCGATCTATAAGAACCTGCCCTACGACTTCATCAAGGATTTCGCCCCGATCACGACGGTGGCCTCGTGCCCGAACGTGCTCATCGTCAATCCGAAGGTGCCGGTCCATTCGGTCACCGAGCTGATCCAATACGCCAAGGCCCACCCTGGCCAGCTCAATTTCGGCTCGGCCGGCATAGGCAGCACGGAACACCTGGCCGGAGAGCTCTTCAAGCGCATGGCCGGCATCCAGATCAATCACGTCCCCTACAAGGGCGGCGCGCCCATGATGACCGACCTGATGTCCGGCCAGATCCAGATGTCGCTCGAGACCAGCGGCTCGGCGCTGACCCAGATCCGCGCCAACACCGTCAGGGCGCTGGGCGTATCCAGCCCCAAACCCAGCGTCTATCTGCCCGGCGTCCCCGCAATCGACCAGGCCGGGCTGCCCGGCTACACATTCCAGACCTGGTACGGCCTGATGGCCCCTGTGAATACGCCCAAGGACGTGCAGGCCAAGCTTTACGCCACCGTCGTCAAGGCGCTGGAATCGCCCGAGATGAAAAAGGCCATGAAGTCCATCGGCGCCGATCCCGGCGGCGAACCTTCCAAGCAGTTCGGCGCCTACATCGTCGAGCAGACCAAGAAGTGGCACGACATCCTGCAGGCCGGGAAATAAGACCTGTCCGGCCGGACGATGCCTGCGGCCGCGGGCCAGGCAAGACAATGCGATCCTTGCCTGGACCACGCATCCGTGTCAGCGGAACGCCAGCATCAGATCCAGATTCTGCACCGCGGCCCCCGAGGCCCCCTTGCCCAGGTTGTCGAACACGGCCGCCAGCACTGCCTGGCCGTGTTCGGCGTTGTGAAATACGCCCAGCCACATATCGTTGGTGCCGTTGAGGACCTCGGGATCAAGGCTGCCGATGACGCTGGTCTGGTCCAACGGCAGCACCTGCACGTGGCGCGAGCCGGCGTAGTGGCGGTCCAAGCAGGCGTGCAGGGCTGCGGCATCCGCGCCCAGCGACACCAAATCCAGCGGTACCGTCAGCACGATGCCTTGCCGGTATGCGCCGTAGGACGGCACGAAGAAAGGCCGGCGCGACAGCCCGATATGCGCCTGCATCTCGGGCACATGCTTGTGCGCCAGACCCAGGCCATAGACCTGGAAGGCAGGCGCCGTCGCCGCGTCCGGGCCTTCGTATTGCTCGACGCCGGCGCGGCCGCCGCCCGAATAGCCCGACACCGCGTGCACGGCCACCGGATAATCGTCGGGTAGCAGACCGGCCTCGCGCAAGGGCCGCAGCAGGCCGATCGCGCCCGTGGGATAGCAGCCGGGGTTCGTCACGCGCCTGGCCGCCGCGACGCGTTCGCCCTGCCCTTGCGTCATCTCGGGAAAACCGTAGACCCAGCCCGGTGTGGTGCGATGCGCCGAGCTGGCGTCGATGACGCGCACAGCCGGGTTGACGACCGACTGCGCGGCCTCCCGCGCCGCGGCATCGGGCAAGCACAGTAGGGCGATGTCGCAATCGTTGATGGCCGCGGCGCGGCGTTCGGCGTTCTTGCGCTCGGCCGCGGCGAGGGTGGCGACGCGGATATCCGCGCGCCCCCTCAGGCGCTCGTGGATCTGCAGGCCAGTGGTGCCCTGGTCGCCGTCGATGAAGACTGTAGGTAAGGACATGATGATTCCCGGCTCCCGATGTGAAATTCGCGAGTCGCCATCTTCGGTCCAGCGCCAGGATATGAAAAGTTGAATCTTATGACTTCATGATTCAGTTTTCATGAATCAGAAAGCCGTTACGACTTCCACCGGGGCGGGCGCTTTTCCATGAAGGCGTCGATACCCTCGCAGGCATCCTGCTCCATCATGTTGTTCGCCATGACCTCGCCTGCGTAGGCGTAGGCATCGGCCAGCGCCATCTGCTTCTGCTTGTAGAACATGGCCTTGCCCAGGCGTATGGCCGCGGGGCTCTTGATGAGGATCTCGGCTGTCTTGCGTGTCACGGCCTCATCCAGTTTGTCGTCGGGCACCGCTTCGTTGACCAGGCCCCAGTCCGCCGCCGTGGCCGCGTCGATAAAGCGCCCGGTCACCAGCATGTCGAAGGCCCGCTTGGACGAGACATTGCGCGACAGGGCCACGGCCGGGGTCGAGCAGAACAGCCCCACATTGATGCCCGAGACGGCAAAGCGCGCCGATTGCGCGGCGATCGCCAGGTCGCAACTGGCCACGAGTTGACAGCCCGCGGCCGTGGCCACGCCGTGGACGCGGGCGATCACGGGTATGGGCAAGGCCTGGATCGCCTGCATCACGCGGCCGCACTTGGCGAAAAGCTCCTGGTAGTAGACAAACTGAGGCCTGCCGCGCATCTCGCGCAAATCGTGTCCGGCGCAAAATGCCTTGCCGGCGCCCGACAGCACAACGCAGCGCGCCTGCGCATCCATGCTGATCGCGGCCAATTCGCGCTGCAAGGCATCGAGCAGCGCGTCGGACAGCGCATTGAATTGCTGCGGACGATTCAACTGCAGCACCACGACGCCGTCCATGTCTTGCCTGAGCAGAAGAGAAGAGGAGATATTTTTATTCATGATCGTGCCCTCCGCAAAAAAGACCAACCCATTGGGTCCAAGGTTAAAGTAATCAAGCTCAAGCATACGTATAAAAACGGATAAAAGACGTAAAAAGCCAATGCGTGAAATCAGCCTGGATCGCCTGCGCACCTTGGTCAGCATCGCCGACCACGGCTCTTTCGCCGAGGCGGCGCGCCTGTTGCACCTGGCCCCGCCCACCGTCAGCCTGCACATTGCCGAACTCGAAGCCCGCGTCGGCGCGCCCCTGCTGACACGCAAGCGCGGCCAGGTGCGGCCCACGGCTATCGGCGAGGCGCTCATCGCGCGCGCGCGGCGGCTGCTGATCGACGCCGACCAGGCGCTGGACGACGTGCACCGTCAGGTGCAGGGCCTCTCGGGCCGCGTGCGGCTGGGCGCATCCACCGGCGCCATCGCCCATCTGCTGCCCCAGGCTCTGGAGACGCTCAGGCGCGACCACCCCGGCATCGACGTACAGGTCGCCGTGCTCACTTCGCAGGACACGCTGTCCGGACTGCGCCAGGGCCTGCTCGATGTCGGGCTGATCGCGATGCCCCAGCCGCCCGTGGCCGGGCTGCGCATCCAGGCCTGGCGACGCGATCCGGTCATGGCTTTCCTGCCGGCGCACTGGTCCGGCCCCGCGCGCGTCACACCGCGCTGGCTGGCGCGGCAGCCGCTCATTCTCAACGACGCCAGCACCCGGCTTTCGCGCCAGACCCTGGAATGGTTCGCCGCGGCGGGCGTGCATCCCGAGCCGCGCATCGAGCTCAACTACAACGACGCCATCAAGAGCCTGGTGGCGGCCGGCTACGGCGCCGCCCTACTGCCGCACGAGGCGGCCGCGCCCGAACCCGGGGCGCGCATCGCCATGCGCCCGCTACGCCCGGCGCTGTGGCGCCAGTTGGGCATCGCCCACCGCGCGGGCGACATCGAGCAGACCACGCGGCACGTGCTCGATGTGCTGCGCGGCATGGCCGCGCAATAGGAAAAAGCCCCCACGCGGCGCCTTCGGCTTGCTGCCCCCAAAGGGAGCCGTTTTGCCTTGGAACAGCGCTGCGGCAAAAAGTCCGGCAAGTTTTTCTTGCTACCATTGACGATCATTCCCGTCTGCAAGGAAGATCATCATGCGTCTGCTGCACACCATGCTGCGCGTCGGCAACCTCGACAACTCCATCGACTTCTACACCCAGGTCCTGGGCATGCGCGTCCTGCGCCGCAACGACTATCCGGACGGCAAATTCACCCTGGCCTTCGTCGGCTACCAGGAGGAAAGCGACGGCGCCGTCATCGAACTCACCCACAACTGGGATACCGAGAAGTACGATCTGGGCACGGGCTACGGCCACATCGCCCTGGAAGTCGAGGATGCCTACGACGCCTGCGCCAAGGTCAAGGACCGCGGCGGCAAGGTCACACGCGAGGCCGGCCCCATGAAGCACGGCACCACCGTCATCGCCTTTGTCGAAGACCCCGACGGCTACAAGATCGAATTCATCCAGCGCAAGGGGCGCCAGGCCTGAATCAGCCGCGCCAAGAGATCCCGCCCATGATCCATCCCATCCTCAAAATGGGCGATCCGCGCCTGCTGCGCGTGGCCGCCCCCGTCGCCAACTTCGGCACGCCCGATCTCGACCGGTTGATCGCCGACATGTTCGAAACCATGGTCGCGGCCCACGGCGTGGGCCTGGCCGCGCCGCAGATCGGCGTGGACACGCAGCTGGTGATTTTCGGTTTCGAGCATAACGAGCGCTACCCCGATGCGCCGGCCGTACCGCTCACCGTGCTGTGCAATCCGGTCATCACGCCCCTGTCTGACGATATGGAAGACGGCTGGGAAGGCTGTCTTTCCGTACCCGGCATGCGCGGCGAGGTGCCGCGCTACAGCCGTATTCACTACAGCGGCTTCGACCCCGAGGGCAAGCCCATCGAGCGCGAGGCCGAGGGCTTTCATGCGCGCGTGGTGCAGCACGAGTGCGATCACCTGATCGGCCGCCTCTATCCCTCGCGCATTCGCGACTTCTCGCACTTTGGCTTCACCGAAGTGCTGTTTCCCGAGATGGACCCCAACAGCGACGATTGACCGAACAGGGAGATTCCATGCGCAAGCCGGACTATCCCGCTGCCGATTCTGCACGCTGGAGCGCAGTCGACGGCTATTTCGCGGGTCTGCTCGCACCGGACGACTCGGCGCTGGCCGATGCACTGGCGACCAACACCCGGGCCGGTCTTCCCGCGTATGACGTTTCCGCCTTGCAGGGCCAGATGCTGGCGCTGCTTGTACAGATCGCGGGCGCCAGGCGCGTCCTGGAGATAGGGACGCTGGGCGGGTACAGCACCCTGCGCATCGCCCGTGCCTTGCCGGCCGACGGCAAGGTCCTCACCATCGAAGCGGATCAGCACCACGCTGCGGTCGCCCGGGAAAACTTCGACCGAGCGGGGCTATCCGGCCGCATAGACCTGCGCATCGGCAAGGCGCTCGATGTCTTGCCCACGCTGCGCGGCCCCTACGATCTGATCTTCATCGACGCGGACAAGCCGAACAATCCCCATTACATCGAATGGGCGCTCAGGCTGTCGCGGCCGGGTACGGTGATCCTCGGCGACAACGTGGTGCGCGGCGGCGCGGTAGCCGATGCGGGCAGCACCGACCCCGCCGTCCAGGGTGTGCGCGGTTTCCTGGACTTTATTGCGCACGAGCCGCGCCTGACGGCAACCGCCATCCAGACGGTCGGCGAGAAAGGCTGGGACGGCTTCGTGCTGGCACGCGTGCTCGCCTGACGCGAGCGCGCCTATTTCTTGGGTTCGGGCAGGTAGGGAATGATGGCGTGCGCGATATTGGGTACGGCCAGGCTTTGCAGCCATACCTTGCCGGGCCCCGTCAGGTTGGCCACGAACAGCCCGTCGCCGCCGAAGAGCACGTTCTTGATGCCCTTCATCAGCGTCATGTCGAAACCCACGCTGGCTTCGAACATACCTATATGGCCTGGATGCACGCGCAGCGACTGGCCCGGCGCCAGATCGTAGAAAACCACGTCGCCGCCCAGCTCCACCCAGGCATGGCCGCTGCCGCTCAGCTTTTGCATGATGAAACCTTCCCCGCCGAAAATGCCGGCGCCCAGCGATCTCTGAAAGCCTATCGCCAGCTCCACGTTCTGCGTGGCGCACAGAAAGCCATGGCGATGCACCATGTAATTGGACTGCGGATTCAACTCGACCTGGACGATCTGGCCGGGCATCTTGGAGGCGAAAGCGACCATGCCCTCGCCCGAGGACACTTCGTAGGTATTGAGAAATAGCCCGCCGCCCGACAAGGCGCGCCCGATCGCGCCGAAAATGCCCTTGGAGCCGCCGGCTCCCATCTTGGTCTGCAGCGCGACGTTGGAGGACATCCAGGAGAACTGCGCAGGCTCGGAGATGATCTGCTCGCCCGGCCCGAAAGTCAGTTGCAGAACCGGCATGGTATTGCCGGAGATTTCGGCTTGCATGGCTACTCCTTTCAAAACGGATGAGGCGATACGTGTCGCCGGTGCCAGCATGTATCATCGAACCGCGCTGCCCTTACCGGCGCTTTCCGCCCTTATAACGTACTCTGAAGACGCAGCCGTGAAAATCGTCATCGCCCCCGATTCGTTCAAGGAAAGCCTGTCCGCGCCCGACGTGGCGCAAGCCATTGCGCAGGGCGTGCTGCGCGCCGCGCCGCAAGCGCAGGTCGTCTGCGTGCCCATGGCCGATGGCGGCGAAGGTACGGTACAGGCCGTGCTGGCCGCCACCGGAGGACAGTGGCGCGAAACCGAGGTGCGCGGCGCGCTGGGCGAACCGCGCAGGGCCGGCTGGGGCTGGCTGGGCGCGGGCAGCGCCGTCATCGAAATGGCCGCGGCCGCCGGCCTGGAACTCATTGCACCCGGTGAGCGCCAGCCTTTGCGCGCCAGCAGCTATGGCGTGGGCCAGCTGGTGCGCGCCGCGCTCGACGCGGGCGCCACCCGCATCATCCTGGGCCTGGGCGGCTCCTGCACCAACGACGGCGGCGCCGGCATGCTCTGGGCGTTGGGCGCGCGTCTGCTCGATGCGCAGGGCCGCGCGCTTGCCGACGGCGGCGGCGCGCTGGGCGCGCTGGCCTCGGTGGACCTGTCCGGCCTGGATCCGCGCCTGAAGCAGACGCGCCTGGACGTTGCCTGCGATGTCGACAATCCGCTGTGCGGCCCCAAGGGCGCCGCGCACATCTTCGGGCCGCAGAAGGGCGCCACGCCCGAGCAGGTGCTCGAGCTCGACCGCAATCTGTCGCACTACGCCGATGTCTGCTCGCGTCATGTGCCGCGCAATGCGCGCGACCTGCCCGGCGCGGGTGCGGCCGGAGGGCTGGGCTATGCGGCGCTGGCCTTTCTCGGGGCGCGCTTTCATCCCGGCGTGGCGCTGGTGGCCGAGATCAGCGGCCTGGAGCAGGCCCTGCAAGGCGCGGCCCTGGCCTATACCGGCGAAGGCCGCATGGATGCCCAGACCCTGCATGGCAAGACGCCTGCCGGCGTAGCCCGTATCGCGCACAAGCTGGGGGTGCCCGTGGTGGCCCTGGCCGGCTCGCTGGGCGAAGGCTACGAAGCCCTGCACAACATCGGCATCACCGCCGCCTTCAGCCTGGCCGGCGGCCCGATGAGCCTGGCCGAGGCCGTCAGGCAGGCGCCCACGCTCCTGGCCCAGCGCGCCTGCGATGCGACGCGGCTGTGGCTGGCGGCGGGCAAGCGTCGGCTCTAGTCTTGCCGGCCGGCGATGCCGTCAATGGCGCGCGCTTTAAACCGCCGCGCGCATCCTCGATATTTTCATAAAGAGAAGGCTTTGCCATGACGTCTTGCGTGCTCCCCCGTCTTTCCGATTCACTGGCCGGCCTGCGCATCGACGGCGCGCGCCTGTGGGACAGCCTGATGCGCCTGGCCCGGATCGGGGCCACGGAAAAAGGCGGCGTCTGCCGACTGGCGCTGACCGACTTGGATCGGCAGGGGCGCGATCTGGTCTGCGCCTGGGCGCGCGATATCGGCTGCACGGTGCGCATCGATGCCATCGGCAACATCTTCATGCGCCGCGCGGGCCGGCGCGAGGACCTGCCGCCGGTCATGACCGGCAGCCATATCGACACCCAGCCCACCGGCGGCAAATTCGACGGCAACTACGGCGTGCTGGCGGGCATCGAGGTACTGCGCACGCTGCAGGACCACGGCCTGGTCACCGAGGCGCCGCTCGAAGTGGTCGTATGGACCAATGAGGAAGGCTCGCGCTTCGTGCCGGTCATGATGGGTTCGGGCGTCTATGCCGGCGCCTTCACCCTGGAGCACGCGCTGTCGCAACGCGATCATGCCGGCATCCGCGTGGGCGACGCGCTGGCCGAGATCGGCTACGCCGGCCACGCCATGCAGACGCCCCATGTCCGCGCCTACTTCGAGGCCCACATCGAACAGGGACCCATACTGGAGGCGCGCCAGGCGGTGATCGGCTCGGTCACCGGCGCGCTGGGCCAGCGCTGGTACGACGTGACCATTACGGGCATGGAGGCCCATGCCGGCCCCACGCCGATGGACCTGCGCCAGGACGCGCTGCTGGCAGGCGCCGAGATCATCCGCCTGGTCAACCGCGTCGCGCTCGAGCACGGCGCGGACAGCCGCGGCACCGTGGGCTGGATCGAGAACCGCCCCAATTCGCGCAACGTGATCCCGGGTACCGTCAGGCTCAGCGCGGATCTGCGCGCCGCCGACGACGCCACGCTCGCCAGCATGGACCGCGCCCTGCGCGCAGGCTGTGCGGCGCTGAGCGCAAAGGTGCGCATCGCAGTCGAGCAGGTGGTGTACTTCCCGCCGCAGCCCTTCGATCCTGCGCTGGTGGAGGCCGTTCGGGAAAGCGCCGGGCAGCTCGGTCTACAGGCGCTGGACATCGTCAGCGGCGCCGGCCACGACGCGGTCTACATGGCCGCGGTCGCCCCCACCGCCATGCTCTTCGTGCCCTGCAAGGACGGCATCAGCCACAACGAGATCGAAGATGCCCGGCCCGAACATCTGGAAGCCGGCTGCAACGTATTGCTGCAAGCCATGCTGCGGGCAGCCGGCGCCCCGGAGGGGCAGGCATGAAAGTCCTGATCGCGCGCATGAACCACGAAACCAACACCTTCTCGCCGGTCCCCACGCCGCTGGCCGCCTTCGGCCCCCTCTACGGTGAAGACGCCTACCGCGACAACCGCGACGGCAGCACGGCCATGTCGGCCTTCATCGATCTGGCCGAGGCGCGCGGCGCCGAGCTGGTCACGCCGCTGTCGGCCTGGGCCAATCCGAGCGGCCCCGTGCACGCAGGCGCCTATGACGCGATGTGCCGCTGCATTCTCGAGGCCATCCCGGGCTGCGAGGCCATCTTCCTGGACCTGCATGGCGCCATGGTCGCGGAAAACAGCGACGACGGCGAGGGCGACCTGCTGGCCAAGGTGCGCGCGGCCGCGCCGGGCGTACCCATCGCCGTGGCCCTGGACCTGCACGGCAATGTCACGCAGACGATGGTCGACAACGCCGATGTCATCTTCAGCTTCAAGACCTATCCGCACGTCGACATGTATGAGACGGGCGAACATGCGGGCCGGCTGCTGTGGGACATGATCGACGGCCGGATCCGGCCGGTGATGGCCTGGCGCATCCTGCCGCTGATGACCTCCACCTTGCGCTCGGCCACTGCCGCGGGTGCGATGCGGGACGCCGTGGACCATGCGCGCCAAGCCCAGGAAGCCGGCGCGCTGGGCGTTTCCATCCTGGCCGGCTTCGGGCTGGCCGACATCCCGCGCCCCTGCCTGAGCGTGGTCGTAATCGCCGACGGCGACCGCCAGCAGGCAGAGCGCATCGCCGCCGACATCGCGGCGCGGATGTGGTCGCAGCGCGAGGGCTTCGTCTATCGCAGCGAACCGCTGGCGCATTCGCTGGCGCGCGCCCAGGCCATGGCGCTGCAGGCCGACAAGCCCATACTGCTGCTGGACCACGGCGACAATTGCAATTCCGGCGGCACCTGCGACACCACCGGGGTTCTGGAACAAGCCCTGGCCCTGGGCATGGACGGCATCATGGCCGGCCTGCTGTGCGATCCCGATGCGGTGCAGGCGCTGGCGCTGGCGGGAGTGGGCGCGACCGTTACCCTGCCGATCGGCAACAAGCGTTCGCTCGCGGCGCTGGGCATGCATGCCCGTCCGCTGACCGTGACCGGCACCGTGCGCGCCGTCAGCGACGGCCGCTATACCATTGCCGGCCCGACCTACACCGGCAAAGCCATGAACATGGGCCGCAGCGCTGTGCTCGATATCGGCGCGGCCCGGATCGTGCTCACCAGCCAGACGCACGAACCCTGGGACCTGGGTGTCTTCGAAAGCCTGGGCCTGGACCCGCGGGCCGCGCGCTATCTGCTGCTCAAATCGCGTATGTACTGCCGACCGGTGTTTGTGCCGATCTGCGGCGGTCTGGTCGAATGCGACAGCCCGGGCGCAACGACTTCGAACCTGGCGGTCTACCCGTTCCGCAAGCGCGTGCGACCTATGTACCCGCTGGAAGATGCCGGCTGCGACGCGGGCGCGGCGCCGGCCTGTGCCTGACCGAACCCGACGTGGCCCCAATGCCGGTTCGCGCGCAGACGGCCTAGAAAAACCCGGTCAGCAGCCCGATTGCAGCGCCGCCGAACAGCACCCACAGCGGGTGCACTTTCCTGGCCAGCACCGATACCAAGGCCGCCGCCACCACGATGCAGCCCAGGATGAAACTATTCGCGGCCACCTTGGTGATCAGCCAGGCGCTGGCAACGACCAGGCCGGCCGTCACCGGCATCAGCGCCGTCTGCAGCACGACGCGCCAGGGCCGGTCCTTGAACCGTACCCACAACCCCATCACGATCATGGTGATGAAGTACGAAGGCATGAACATGCCGACGGTCGACGCCAGCAGCCCCGGCAGTCCCGCGATATGCCAGCCCAGCAGCGCCACGATCATCATGTTCGGCCCGGGGGCGGCCTGACTGAGCGCGAACAGCGCGTTGAAATCGGCCGCCGTCATCCAGTGATGCACCGAAACGACCTGGCGCTGCATCTCGGGCAGGACGGTATTGCCGCCGCCGAAGGCCAGCACAGAAAGCTGCGCGAAGATCCCGAACAGGGTTGCCAGTATGCCGGTCATTTGCGCCGCCTCCAGGCCACCAGCGCGGTGCTCGCCAACGTAAGGCCCGCCATGCCGTAGAGCAGGGGGAACCGTGCGAGCGCGATCACCACAAAGCTCAGGCACGCCATCGCCACGGCCGGTTTGTCGCGGAAAAGCGGCCTGGCGACCTTGACGCCCATGGCGATCATCAGGCCCGAGGCCGCGGCGGCCAGGCCGGCAAACAGATGCTGCACGTAGACATCGTTGCGAAAGTGGTCGTAGATGATGCCCAGCAGGACCACCACGATCGTGGGCACCGCGATCATCCCCAGCAGCGCCGCCAGAGCGCCCCGGGGGCCGCGGAACTTCATGCCCACCGCGACCGACATATTGATGATGTTGCCGCCCGGCAGGAACTGGCACAGCCCGAGCAGCTCGGCATACTCTTCGCCGCTGAGCCAGCCTTCGCGCTCGACCAACATGCGGCGGGACAAGGGCAGCGCACCGCCGAACGAGATCATGCCCAGGCGCAAGAAACCCATGAAAAGTTCACGGCGGGTGGGCCGGCGCGCAGAATCCGGCGCGGCGGATGCAACAAGAGAAGTCATGGAGTACGCCCTGGCTGTATTCGGGTTTAGACGAACCGGCACCAGCCTACTCTTATATAAGACCTCTGTCGATCTTTCCGCCTCAATCCCGAAAGTTTTGAAACTGCAGGGGCAGCTCGACGTCGGTCTTGCGCAACAGGGCGATGGCCGCCTGCAAGTCGTCGCGCTTCTTGCCCGTGACCCGCAGCTTGTCGCCGTTGATCTGGCTTTCCACCTTGATCTTGCTGCCCTTGATGGCGGCCACCAGCTTTTTGGCCACGGCCTGCTCGATGCCCTGCTTGATGGTGACCTTCTGGCGGGCACCGCCCAGGTTCTCGATCATTTCTCCTGGATCCACGCAGCGCGCATCGATACTGCGGGCCGACAGGCGCCCGCGCAGAATGTCGAGCATCTGCTTGATCTGGAAAGCGGAAGCGGCCGCAAGGCTGACGACATAGCCTTCCAGCTCGAAACTGGCCTGTACGCCCTTGAAGTCAAAGCGTGTGGCCAGTTCGCGATTGGCCTGATCGATGGCATTGGTCAGTTCGTGCTTGTCGACCTCGGACACGACGTCGAAACTGGGCATGGCGCAATTCCTGAAGGCAAATGGCGGAAAAATCAGTTTAACCGCCCCGCCGCACTCACCGCCGGGGCAGCACGCCCATCGGGTTGACCGGCTGTCCGCCATGGCGCAATTCGAAATACAGTTCCACTCTGCGCGAATCGGTACTGCCCATTTCGGCGATGCGTTGCCCCTGCTTGACGTGATCGCCCTGCCTGACCAAAAGCTTACTGTTGTGGGCATAGATGGTCAGGAAATCATGGGCGTGGCGGATGATGACCATCTTGCCGTAGCCCCGCAGCCCGGCATTGGCGTAGGCCACCGTGCCACCGGCCGCCGCCACCACCGGCGAACCGGACTGGCCCGTGATGACCAGCCCGCGCGAAGTGGAACCGTTGTAGGACGCCAACAATTTACCCCGGGCCGGCCAGACCAGCGAAATGCCGCGAACCGGCGCCGAGGCCGCCGCCGCCGAACCGATGTACGGCGCGGGCTTGGCGACACTGCGGTTATCGCCGCGCGGCGGTTCGTGCCCTTTCGTGCTGGCGTCGTGGAAAGGCGGCTGAATCCGCAGGAGCATGCCAGTCGATATCTCGTTGGCGTCGGACAATTTGTTCCAGCGCATCAGGTCATGCACGCTCTGGCCGTATCGGCGGGAGACCTGCGTCAGCGTATCGCCCTCCTTCACCCGGTAATAGGCCGCGGAAGCGGCCGGGGAATTCGAACTGCCGGACATCGCTGAGCAGGCGGCCAGCAGGCCCAGCAAGGCGGCGCAGGCGGCGCGCCGGACCCATGCGGCCCAGGAGCGTAAGTTGGAAGACAGGCAGGCAAAAGATAAAGGCAGAACGGCGAACACAGGAAAGCGGCAGTCAAAAAAAGGGCGGACTAAGAGTAGCAGGAAGTGGCCCGCCGCTTCAGGCGCCATTGGGTCAGGATTTATCAATTCGGGCTTATCTCGAGCCAATCTGGTACCTTCTACGGCGCGGTATCCAAGGAATAACATTCTCCAAACCATGTCCCTTCTGGCTCTGCAAGACCTGTTGTCCGCGCTCAGCAGCGATGCCCCGCTGGGCAAGATCATGGACTCGCTCTGCCGCGAAATCGAGCGGGTCGCGCCCGAGATCGTCGCATGCGTCCTGGTCCTGGACGAGAACAGGTTGATACGCCCGCTCGCCTCGCCCAGCCTGCCCGACAGCTACATCCAGGCGCTCGACGGCATTCCCAGCACGCCCAGCGTCGGCACCTGCGGCGTGGCCATGACGTATGTCAGGCCGCACCTGACCTACGATATTGCACAAGACCCGAACTGGGCCGGGTTCAAGCACCTGGTCGAGCCGCTGGGCCTGCGCACATGCTGGTCCCATCCCATCACGCGCCGCGACGGGCGGGTCCTGGGCAGCCTCGCCTTCTACTTCCGCGAAGCCACCCGGCCTTCGGATTTTCATGAGTCGCTGGTCAAGGTCAGCCTCAATCTGTGTACCCTGGCCTTCGAGCACGAAGAGGCGCAGCACAACATCCAAAAGCTCGCGTATTTCGACACACTGACCGGCCTGCCCAACCGGGCGATGCTGCGCAAGGAACTCAAGCGCATCCTCACACAGGCGCAGCGCAGCGCGTCTTCCTTTGCCCTGGTGTTCCTAGACCTGGACAATTTCAAGGAAATCAATGACGGATACGGCCACCTCGCCGGCGACGAAGTCCTGTGCCAGAGCAGCCGGCGGCTGCAGGACTGCG from Bordetella sp. FB-8 encodes:
- a CDS encoding tripartite tricarboxylate transporter substrate binding protein, producing MKKPLRTLIAGLAAGLSLGWAASSQAAAWPDHVITLVVPFPPGGTTDMVARPLAQQMSKLLGQPVVVDNRAGAGGTIGAGYVARAKPDGYTLFLATIAHTIAPSIYKNLPYDFIKDFAPITTVASCPNVLIVNPKVPVHSVTELIQYAKAHPGQLNFGSAGIGSTEHLAGELFKRMAGIQINHVPYKGGAPMMTDLMSGQIQMSLETSGSALTQIRANTVRALGVSSPKPSVYLPGVPAIDQAGLPGYTFQTWYGLMAPVNTPKDVQAKLYATVVKALESPEMKKAMKSIGADPGGEPSKQFGAYIVEQTKKWHDILQAGK
- the argC gene encoding N-acetyl-gamma-glutamyl-phosphate reductase — translated: MSLPTVFIDGDQGTTGLQIHERLRGRADIRVATLAAAERKNAERRAAAINDCDIALLCLPDAAAREAAQSVVNPAVRVIDASSAHRTTPGWVYGFPEMTQGQGERVAAARRVTNPGCYPTGAIGLLRPLREAGLLPDDYPVAVHAVSGYSGGGRAGVEQYEGPDAATAPAFQVYGLGLAHKHVPEMQAHIGLSRRPFFVPSYGAYRQGIVLTVPLDLVSLGADAAALHACLDRHYAGSRHVQVLPLDQTSVIGSLDPEVLNGTNDMWLGVFHNAEHGQAVLAAVFDNLGKGASGAAVQNLDLMLAFR
- a CDS encoding enoyl-CoA hydratase is translated as MNKNISSSLLLRQDMDGVVVLQLNRPQQFNALSDALLDALQRELAAISMDAQARCVVLSGAGKAFCAGHDLREMRGRPQFVYYQELFAKCGRVMQAIQALPIPVIARVHGVATAAGCQLVASCDLAIAAQSARFAVSGINVGLFCSTPAVALSRNVSSKRAFDMLVTGRFIDAATAADWGLVNEAVPDDKLDEAVTRKTAEILIKSPAAIRLGKAMFYKQKQMALADAYAYAGEVMANNMMEQDACEGIDAFMEKRPPRWKS
- a CDS encoding LysR family transcriptional regulator, with amino-acid sequence MREISLDRLRTLVSIADHGSFAEAARLLHLAPPTVSLHIAELEARVGAPLLTRKRGQVRPTAIGEALIARARRLLIDADQALDDVHRQVQGLSGRVRLGASTGAIAHLLPQALETLRRDHPGIDVQVAVLTSQDTLSGLRQGLLDVGLIAMPQPPVAGLRIQAWRRDPVMAFLPAHWSGPARVTPRWLARQPLILNDASTRLSRQTLEWFAAAGVHPEPRIELNYNDAIKSLVAAGYGAALLPHEAAAPEPGARIAMRPLRPALWRQLGIAHRAGDIEQTTRHVLDVLRGMAAQ
- the gloA gene encoding lactoylglutathione lyase, translated to MRLLHTMLRVGNLDNSIDFYTQVLGMRVLRRNDYPDGKFTLAFVGYQEESDGAVIELTHNWDTEKYDLGTGYGHIALEVEDAYDACAKVKDRGGKVTREAGPMKHGTTVIAFVEDPDGYKIEFIQRKGRQA
- the def gene encoding peptide deformylase, with translation MIHPILKMGDPRLLRVAAPVANFGTPDLDRLIADMFETMVAAHGVGLAAPQIGVDTQLVIFGFEHNERYPDAPAVPLTVLCNPVITPLSDDMEDGWEGCLSVPGMRGEVPRYSRIHYSGFDPEGKPIEREAEGFHARVVQHECDHLIGRLYPSRIRDFSHFGFTEVLFPEMDPNSDD
- a CDS encoding O-methyltransferase, with amino-acid sequence MRKPDYPAADSARWSAVDGYFAGLLAPDDSALADALATNTRAGLPAYDVSALQGQMLALLVQIAGARRVLEIGTLGGYSTLRIARALPADGKVLTIEADQHHAAVARENFDRAGLSGRIDLRIGKALDVLPTLRGPYDLIFIDADKPNNPHYIEWALRLSRPGTVILGDNVVRGGAVADAGSTDPAVQGVRGFLDFIAHEPRLTATAIQTVGEKGWDGFVLARVLA